From Desulfovibrio desulfuricans, a single genomic window includes:
- a CDS encoding c-type cytochrome has protein sequence MTFSANSLKILLAAGLLLAGTAVAAQESAGTGQEMYNKLCSGCHSASPAAMKGKPVDSLVAGMERVKNLSNATGAAARMQQTVQSLSPAQVKDIATYLNQMK, from the coding sequence ATGACCTTTTCTGCTAACTCATTGAAAATTCTTTTGGCGGCCGGGCTGCTGCTGGCTGGTACTGCTGTTGCGGCTCAGGAGAGCGCGGGGACAGGGCAGGAGATGTACAACAAGCTGTGCTCGGGCTGTCATTCGGCCAGCCCTGCGGCAATGAAGGGCAAACCTGTAGATTCGCTGGTGGCTGGCATGGAAAGGGTCAAAAACCTGAGCAATGCCACAGGCGCCGCGGCCCGAATGCAGCAGACCGTGCAGAGCCTGAGCCCCGCGCAGGTGAAGGATATTGCGACATATCTTAACCAGATGAAATAA
- a CDS encoding carbohydrate ABC transporter permease, with the protein MFKPETMRQINAWLLLLPGFALVVTFTHYPAVSTFIHSFFMDGRGGAPAQFVGLEQYRYLLDDEVFLKSLRNNIIFACCTIPCSMSLAMLMAFLVNARLKGQAFLRLCYFVPTVLPMIAVANIWLFFYTPDYGLLEQLRFFLGASTGINWLGSEQTALFCVISVAVWKDAGFFMIFYLAALQQIPPSLGEAAMLEGASRAYYYRRVVIPLLMPTTLFVLINATINAFRMVDHLFVLTQGGPNNATSLLLYYIYETSFKFWDTGYGATLTMVLLGFLGFAAFVQFGIIEKRVHYR; encoded by the coding sequence ATGTTCAAACCCGAAACCATGCGGCAAATCAACGCATGGCTGCTTTTGCTCCCCGGCTTTGCCCTGGTGGTGACGTTTACGCACTATCCTGCGGTGAGCACGTTTATCCACAGTTTTTTTATGGATGGCCGGGGTGGAGCGCCTGCCCAGTTCGTAGGGCTTGAGCAGTACCGCTATCTGCTGGACGACGAGGTTTTCCTCAAATCGCTGCGCAACAACATCATCTTTGCCTGCTGCACCATCCCCTGCTCCATGTCGCTGGCCATGCTCATGGCCTTTCTGGTCAATGCGCGGCTGAAGGGGCAGGCATTTTTGCGGCTGTGCTACTTTGTACCCACAGTGCTGCCAATGATCGCCGTGGCCAACATCTGGCTGTTTTTTTACACGCCCGATTACGGCCTGCTTGAGCAGTTGCGCTTTTTTCTGGGCGCGAGCACGGGCATTAACTGGCTTGGCAGCGAGCAGACCGCCCTGTTCTGCGTGATCAGTGTTGCAGTATGGAAGGATGCGGGATTTTTTATGATCTTTTACCTCGCGGCATTGCAGCAAATCCCACCCAGCCTTGGGGAAGCGGCCATGCTTGAAGGGGCTTCGCGCGCTTATTATTACCGCCGCGTGGTCATTCCCCTGCTCATGCCCACAACGCTTTTTGTGCTTATCAACGCCACCATCAACGCTTTTCGCATGGTGGATCACCTCTTTGTGCTTACGCAGGGCGGCCCCAACAACGCTACCTCGCTGCTGCTCTACTACATTTACGAAACCAGCTTCAAATTCTGGGATACGGGCTACGGCGCAACGCTGACCATGGTGCTGCTGGGCTTTCTTGGTTTTGCCGCCTTTGTGCAGTTTGGCATCATTGAAAAAAGGGTGCATTACAGATGA
- a CDS encoding carbohydrate ABC transporter permease, giving the protein MNEQRNMYDSRGFSRVLDTTAAWMLAILWALPLFYAIWTAFHPAEFSTRFSLTAPLTLENFANAWKAAPFARYFVNTIMLVTLTTGMQLVLCTLAAYAFARYNFKGKGIAFALILMQLMIMPDVLVVENYSTMSKIGVLDSTLAISLPYMASAFGIFLLRQTFKSVPKELEEAAAVEGANTLQVLWHVYVPLAKPTYAAYALVSISTHWNNFLWPLIVTNSVNSRPLTVGLQIFSATEQGVDWTIITAATLMTSGPLLVAFLLFQRQFVQSFMRAGIK; this is encoded by the coding sequence ATGAACGAACAGCGCAATATGTACGACAGCCGTGGATTTTCGCGCGTGCTGGACACCACAGCCGCCTGGATGCTTGCCATTCTGTGGGCTTTGCCGCTTTTTTACGCCATCTGGACAGCCTTTCACCCGGCGGAGTTTTCTACCCGTTTCAGCCTGACTGCCCCGCTGACGCTTGAAAACTTTGCCAATGCCTGGAAGGCCGCGCCCTTTGCCCGCTATTTCGTCAACACCATCATGCTGGTTACGCTGACCACAGGCATGCAGCTTGTGCTCTGCACTCTGGCGGCCTACGCCTTTGCCCGCTACAACTTCAAGGGCAAGGGCATCGCCTTTGCGCTTATTCTCATGCAGCTCATGATCATGCCAGATGTGCTGGTGGTGGAAAACTACTCCACCATGTCCAAGATTGGCGTGCTTGATTCCACCCTTGCCATCAGCCTGCCCTACATGGCCTCGGCCTTTGGCATTTTTCTGCTGCGCCAGACCTTCAAGAGCGTTCCGAAAGAACTGGAGGAAGCCGCCGCTGTGGAAGGGGCCAACACCCTGCAGGTGCTCTGGCATGTGTACGTGCCGTTGGCCAAACCCACCTACGCAGCCTATGCGCTGGTTTCCATCAGCACCCACTGGAACAACTTTCTCTGGCCGCTCATTGTGACCAATTCCGTCAATTCGCGCCCGCTGACCGTCGGCTTGCAGATATTCTCGGCTACGGAACAGGGCGTGGACTGGACAATCATCACCGCTGCAACGCTTATGACCTCCGGCCCGCTGCTGGTGGCGTTTTTGCTGTTCCAGAGGCAATTTGTGCAGTCGTTCATGCGGGCGGGCATCAAGTAG
- a CDS encoding alpha/beta fold hydrolase yields the protein MKIADITFGMPRNKAALNPAGVAPEGQPTTLSSSLSAAGNAMPCSSSSSGLSGRWASFEALFCSVVEENPDSLALSGGGKNLSFRELKDFSARIAAFVQAQNYGPETAVGALCERGAMYLAAAIGIMRAGAVYVPVERELPRPRQEAMLRPVRLLVTDRASLHEAEYHRYRNPNITHVLCLDAPNFADALESGGLSSTEYWEHLAELGSDRGWLDDVDARPLDLAQLCRMADSLLQKTGLAPNRAPGSTSGNTQAKGKSVLDIGSGSGVVAQALASASSRYAAVEIARNELDRVHALPCDASVSIHRMEAIDICFLDEQFDLVVLNGVVDCFPGYNYLRRVLDHAVERLTAGGSIFVGAVRDMDRKDDLRAAIREHALATGDQSALLRFEGSAELFVPRRFFSAWAAECPYPVEVKFSPAAPAPSDNGQSGVFRYDVQICRSAHDARPHGTRAMRESFGLRDIEVCPVAPLAAVRPDAAAYIVYTSGSTGLPKGVVVEHRHLLHIIHALRAFSEGCGTVGLVAPLSFDASIQQLAVSLFCGKPLYVMADEERKNPAALCACARKRGIDLCDMTPAFFNVLVDYLQERHQPLPLRRVLLAGEVLRPDVIQKFYAIPGNEDVVLFNVYGPTECTVDSSSFRIDRANHADFTAFPIGRPFEGVTIFVLDKHQRPVPESVTGELWIAGAGVSRGYLNGESADAFTEYAGCRCYRTGDNGFIQNGLVYYRGREDQQVKIRGNRVEIGEVEKAVGSFPGVRQVAVVADFYQAGNDKSLAAYVVGAVNPVDLRSYLEQQLPPFCVPDYIVPMLELPLSPNRKVDKRALPSPLGRVEAVAGRCPQGTVEQTLATIWKRLLGMDVSDAEASFFSMGGHSIMAVRLVAMIEKELRVHIAVNELMAHSSIARLAELIEGKAYVRNSPIIKLCHSEGGKNLFLFHPVGGSVFCYSDLARQLDGRYTLYAVEPAGFQAEKTVLNTELHSVQDLAAIYLDEILKVATENIVFGGWSFGGLLAYEAACLFAARGGDPGQVLILDTVLDNTRAKLLAAKDDVELLKNQLHEALAFDADKLRDMNRAERMTYLVECGEKAGLLPPHFSPAQMENLLQTYRLNAIAAARYDSPTPSDLRILYIRALDFASNPYIDFTDQYQGWSRFLPEKNITLRWTAGTHQSMLSPGLADGVAEHICDLFGQQGAGVPTEEDECGMSMG from the coding sequence ATGAAGATTGCCGATATTACCTTTGGGATGCCCAGGAACAAGGCAGCTCTGAATCCGGCTGGAGTTGCCCCTGAAGGCCAGCCAACCACGTTGTCTTCGAGCCTCTCTGCTGCCGGCAATGCCATGCCGTGTTCATCCAGTTCGTCTGGCTTGTCTGGCAGGTGGGCCAGCTTTGAAGCCCTGTTCTGTTCCGTTGTAGAAGAAAACCCGGATAGCCTCGCCCTTTCTGGTGGCGGAAAAAACCTGAGCTTCAGGGAACTGAAGGATTTCTCCGCGCGCATAGCCGCCTTTGTACAGGCGCAAAACTACGGGCCGGAAACGGCAGTAGGGGCGCTGTGCGAGCGCGGAGCCATGTATCTTGCCGCCGCCATTGGCATCATGCGGGCCGGTGCGGTGTATGTTCCAGTGGAGCGTGAACTGCCGCGCCCCAGGCAGGAAGCCATGCTCAGGCCCGTACGGCTGCTGGTGACGGACAGAGCCTCACTGCACGAGGCGGAATACCATCGCTATCGCAACCCCAACATTACCCACGTGCTTTGCCTGGACGCGCCAAATTTTGCGGATGCTCTGGAAAGTGGCGGTCTGAGCAGCACAGAATACTGGGAGCACCTTGCAGAGCTGGGCAGCGACCGGGGGTGGCTGGACGATGTGGACGCCCGCCCCCTTGATCTGGCGCAACTTTGCAGGATGGCAGACAGCCTGCTGCAAAAAACGGGTCTTGCCCCCAATCGTGCCCCCGGCAGCACCTCAGGAAATACACAGGCCAAGGGTAAAAGCGTGCTTGATATCGGCAGCGGCTCCGGCGTGGTGGCGCAGGCTCTGGCCTCTGCCTCCAGCCGATATGCGGCGGTCGAAATTGCCAGAAATGAACTGGACAGGGTGCATGCCTTGCCTTGTGACGCTTCTGTAAGCATCCACCGCATGGAAGCCATAGATATCTGTTTTTTAGATGAGCAATTTGATCTTGTGGTGCTCAACGGCGTTGTGGATTGCTTTCCCGGCTACAATTATCTGCGCAGGGTGCTTGACCACGCAGTAGAACGCCTCACGGCGGGCGGCAGCATTTTTGTGGGCGCTGTGCGCGATATGGATCGCAAGGACGACCTGCGGGCAGCCATCAGGGAGCATGCTCTTGCCACGGGCGATCAGTCGGCCTTGCTGCGTTTTGAGGGCTCGGCAGAGCTGTTTGTGCCACGCCGTTTCTTTAGTGCCTGGGCGGCAGAATGCCCATATCCGGTTGAGGTAAAATTTTCACCTGCTGCTCCCGCGCCCTCTGACAATGGTCAGTCGGGTGTCTTTCGCTATGACGTGCAGATTTGCAGAAGCGCTCATGATGCCAGACCCCACGGAACCAGAGCCATGCGCGAAAGCTTTGGCCTGAGAGATATAGAGGTCTGCCCAGTTGCCCCGCTTGCGGCGGTCAGGCCGGACGCTGCCGCCTATATTGTCTACACCAGCGGCTCCACAGGGCTGCCCAAGGGCGTTGTGGTGGAGCACCGCCACCTCCTGCACATCATCCATGCCCTGCGGGCGTTTTCAGAAGGGTGCGGCACTGTGGGGCTGGTTGCGCCGCTCTCGTTTGATGCGTCCATCCAGCAACTGGCGGTTTCGCTGTTTTGCGGCAAGCCCTTGTATGTCATGGCGGACGAGGAACGTAAAAATCCTGCGGCGTTATGCGCCTGCGCCCGCAAAAGGGGCATTGACCTGTGCGACATGACCCCGGCCTTTTTTAATGTGCTGGTGGATTATCTGCAGGAGCGCCACCAGCCCCTGCCGCTCAGGCGTGTGCTGCTGGCTGGCGAGGTGCTGCGGCCAGATGTCATTCAGAAATTTTATGCCATACCCGGCAACGAAGATGTGGTGCTGTTCAATGTGTACGGCCCTACAGAATGCACGGTAGACAGCAGTTCCTTTCGCATTGATCGCGCCAATCATGCGGATTTTACGGCCTTTCCCATTGGCAGGCCGTTTGAAGGCGTGACTATTTTCGTGCTGGATAAACATCAGCGCCCAGTGCCGGAATCTGTAACCGGGGAACTGTGGATCGCGGGCGCGGGCGTTTCGCGCGGCTATCTGAATGGCGAGAGCGCCGATGCTTTTACCGAATACGCCGGGTGCCGCTGCTATCGCACTGGCGACAATGGCTTTATCCAGAATGGCCTTGTGTACTACCGGGGGAGGGAGGATCAGCAGGTCAAGATCAGGGGCAACCGGGTAGAGATCGGCGAGGTGGAAAAGGCCGTTGGGAGCTTTCCCGGTGTGCGGCAGGTGGCCGTGGTCGCGGATTTCTATCAGGCTGGCAACGACAAAAGTCTTGCCGCCTATGTAGTTGGCGCTGTGAACCCGGTGGATTTGCGCAGCTACCTTGAACAGCAGCTGCCGCCCTTTTGTGTACCGGACTATATTGTGCCAATGCTGGAGCTGCCTCTGTCGCCCAACCGCAAGGTGGATAAAAGGGCGCTGCCGTCCCCGCTGGGCAGGGTAGAGGCCGTTGCAGGGCGCTGCCCGCAAGGGACTGTGGAGCAGACGCTTGCCACCATCTGGAAACGGCTGCTGGGTATGGATGTAAGCGATGCGGAGGCCAGTTTTTTCAGCATGGGCGGGCACAGCATCATGGCCGTGCGCCTTGTTGCCATGATTGAAAAAGAGTTGCGCGTTCATATTGCCGTCAATGAACTGATGGCTCATTCCAGCATTGCACGGTTGGCCGAACTTATAGAGGGCAAGGCATACGTGCGCAACAGCCCCATCATCAAGCTTTGCCATAGTGAAGGCGGAAAAAATCTCTTCCTGTTTCATCCAGTGGGCGGCAGCGTGTTTTGCTACAGCGATCTGGCCCGGCAGCTGGATGGGCGCTACACCCTATATGCCGTTGAGCCTGCGGGCTTTCAGGCTGAAAAAACTGTTCTGAATACGGAGCTGCACAGTGTTCAGGACTTGGCCGCGATTTATCTGGATGAAATCCTCAAGGTAGCAACGGAGAACATCGTTTTTGGCGGCTGGAGTTTCGGGGGCCTCCTTGCCTATGAGGCGGCCTGCCTGTTCGCCGCGCGCGGGGGCGACCCTGGCCAGGTTCTGATACTGGACACTGTGCTGGACAATACCAGGGCCAAGCTGCTTGCAGCCAAGGATGATGTGGAACTGTTGAAAAATCAGCTCCATGAAGCTCTGGCCTTTGATGCGGACAAACTGCGGGACATGAACAGGGCTGAGAGAATGACGTATCTGGTGGAATGCGGCGAAAAAGCCGGACTGCTGCCGCCCCATTTCAGCCCCGCTCAGATGGAAAACCTGTTGCAGACGTACAGGCTCAACGCCATTGCCGCAGCGCGTTATGACAGCCCAACGCCATCTGACTTGCGTATTCTGTATATCCGCGCTCTGGATTTTGCCAGTAATCCCTACATTGACTTTACTGACCAGTATCAGGGCTGGAGCCGTTTTTTGCCTGAAAAAAACATCACCCTCCGCTGGACGGCGGGCACGCATCAAAGCATGCTTTCACCCGGCCTTGCTGATGGCGTGGCAGAGCATATCTGCGACCTTTTTGGGCAGCAGGGTGCAGGTGTGCCGACTGAAGAAGATGAGTGCGGAATGTCGATGGGGTGA
- a CDS encoding dihydrolipoamide acetyltransferase family protein: MAYEVQMPKWGLTMKTGKIARWLVAEGGAVAVGQPLLEVETDKITNVVESPAGGVLLQIVSPQGEVVPVMQVIGIIGESGEAVAAPAAKAAGAVSADSPAPAASGAKGQNAQASAVQGEIRAMPAARKAAKELGVDLATVTGTGRDGVITEKDVRAAHEAAAKSPAPASAATAQPCSAPDADADEVIPMDGLRKLIADNMQASLQNAAQLTVFVEADVTEMVALRDTMLARNKKDPEYRLSFNDIIAFAVCRALRQHPVMNTTLQADGIHMHRHVSLGIAVSLDTGLIVPNVKNADTYSLEELKAKVRDAASRARKGGLSMDEISGGTFTISNVSMLGVDGFTPILNPPETGILGVGRVVEKPGVFEGQVCVRKMMTLSLTFNHMVTDGGPAMSFLRTLADMLEQPVRMLG; this comes from the coding sequence ATGGCCTACGAAGTGCAGATGCCCAAATGGGGCCTCACCATGAAAACAGGCAAGATTGCGCGCTGGCTTGTGGCCGAAGGCGGTGCGGTGGCAGTGGGGCAACCCCTGCTGGAAGTGGAAACAGACAAGATCACCAACGTGGTCGAGTCTCCGGCTGGCGGCGTTCTTTTGCAGATTGTCAGCCCGCAGGGCGAGGTTGTTCCGGTCATGCAGGTTATCGGCATCATCGGTGAATCGGGCGAGGCTGTGGCCGCCCCTGCCGCCAAGGCTGCCGGGGCAGTGTCTGCCGATTCCCCGGCGCCCGCAGCATCCGGAGCCAAGGGACAGAATGCGCAGGCCAGTGCGGTGCAAGGAGAAATCCGCGCCATGCCTGCGGCCCGCAAGGCCGCCAAAGAGCTTGGCGTTGATCTGGCAACGGTTACGGGCACAGGCCGCGATGGCGTTATTACAGAAAAGGATGTTCGCGCCGCTCACGAAGCCGCCGCAAAATCTCCGGCTCCGGCCAGCGCAGCCACGGCGCAACCATGCTCCGCCCCTGATGCTGATGCGGACGAAGTCATCCCCATGGACGGCCTGCGCAAGCTCATAGCGGACAACATGCAGGCCAGCCTGCAAAACGCGGCGCAACTGACCGTTTTTGTGGAAGCCGACGTTACTGAAATGGTTGCCCTGCGCGACACCATGCTGGCCCGCAACAAAAAAGACCCGGAATACCGCCTTTCGTTCAACGACATCATCGCCTTTGCCGTGTGCCGCGCACTCAGGCAGCACCCCGTCATGAACACCACCCTGCAGGCAGACGGCATCCACATGCACAGGCATGTGAGCCTTGGCATCGCCGTTTCGCTCGATACGGGCCTCATTGTTCCCAACGTCAAGAATGCGGACACCTACAGCCTTGAAGAACTCAAGGCCAAGGTGCGAGATGCTGCCAGCCGCGCCCGCAAGGGCGGCCTCTCCATGGACGAGATTTCCGGCGGCACCTTTACCATTTCCAACGTGAGCATGCTTGGCGTGGACGGCTTCACCCCCATTCTCAACCCGCCGGAAACAGGCATTCTCGGCGTTGGTCGCGTAGTGGAAAAGCCGGGCGTTTTTGAAGGTCAGGTCTGCGTGCGCAAGATGATGACCCTTTCCCTCACCTTCAACCACATGGTCACCGATGGCGGCCCGGCCATGAGCTTCCTGCGCACCCTTGCGGACATGCTCGAACAGCCCGTGCGCATGCTGGGCTGA
- a CDS encoding OsmC family protein gives MSNISATYLGNLQVELVHNLSGTKIYTTPTPEHGGSGKAFSPTDLCAAALCSCAMSMLATYAENHGLDVTGTTLEVSKAMTTEGPSRIGRIEIVFNMPNREFSSKDKMVMERAANTCGVHHSLHPDVEQVFTFRWGD, from the coding sequence ATGTCTAATATCAGCGCAACATATCTTGGTAATCTTCAGGTGGAACTTGTTCATAATCTTAGCGGCACCAAGATTTATACCACGCCAACCCCTGAGCATGGCGGGTCAGGCAAGGCATTTTCTCCCACTGATCTCTGCGCAGCCGCATTGTGTTCATGCGCCATGAGCATGCTGGCAACATATGCGGAAAATCATGGGTTAGATGTGACCGGAACAACTTTGGAAGTTTCCAAAGCCATGACAACCGAGGGGCCAAGTCGCATAGGCAGAATCGAAATAGTTTTCAACATGCCCAACCGGGAATTTAGCAGCAAGGACAAGATGGTAATGGAACGGGCAGCAAATACCTGCGGCGTTCATCACAGCCTGCATCCAGATGTTGAGCAGGTATTTACCTTCCGATGGGGCGATTAG
- a CDS encoding sigma-54-dependent Fis family transcriptional regulator produces MYVLQRNGDVFEMRQEPLMAEGVNRSGFLFNSYSGAPRANRRETWESFIRTGKIVDDSLPRPIAASWMRCRDLGVDPLLPKCAEFTPMSQINAQAEIYAELAAGVERQVYEQIKEKGLLMTVSEANGRLLRTCGNKDVLLQADQLYFGPGAVWSERSVGTNAISLALSDGMPAQVMGEEHFCSSHQAWGCSAAPIFTPFGQLWGCFDISGPTSADHRQALWLAVGAAREIERLLLNASLSSMENKSRTLLSTLFSSMPIGVLMVDESGIITYANAQAERLLGFSGDVRGGRAEAFFDYTLYARQQAEKGGQPEGVPLRCLTNSSLTACAMPFMTGRSEARYTLVTLQAGVEARPAPIAPVPHVPRREGTRPFGDIVYRSEKMSRTVEQARHMAKSPAAVLLLGETGTGKELFARAIHKASRCSDGPFVAVNCGALPRELIQSELFGYERGAFTGAVEKGRPGKFELADKGTLFLDEISEMPLEMQVNLLRPLEDRCVTRVGGKQSRMVDFRLVTATNRNLDELMASGAFREDLFYRIHVLALEIPPLRERREDIAVIAEYHCKRLCRTYGHPFGGFSAEALRVMEDYDWPGNVRQLVHSVEFAVNMAQGGCILPAHLPAHLQSCAGGTNAASGQPDGQAVAALPGMTDFNLDNQEAKVIRCALKHYNGNMLQAAKALGIGRNTLYAKLRKIDPEA; encoded by the coding sequence ATGTATGTTCTGCAAAGAAATGGCGATGTCTTTGAAATGCGGCAGGAACCCCTGATGGCGGAAGGCGTCAACCGCTCAGGGTTTTTGTTCAACAGCTATAGCGGCGCACCAAGAGCGAACCGGCGGGAAACGTGGGAATCCTTTATAAGAACCGGTAAAATTGTTGACGACAGCCTGCCCCGGCCCATTGCGGCCTCCTGGATGCGCTGCCGTGATCTGGGGGTGGATCCGCTGCTGCCAAAATGCGCGGAATTTACGCCCATGAGCCAGATCAACGCACAGGCCGAGATATACGCGGAGCTGGCGGCTGGCGTGGAACGTCAGGTGTATGAGCAGATCAAGGAAAAAGGCCTGCTCATGACGGTCTCCGAGGCCAATGGCCGGTTGCTGCGCACCTGCGGCAACAAGGATGTATTGCTTCAGGCAGACCAGCTTTACTTTGGCCCTGGCGCGGTATGGTCTGAAAGAAGCGTGGGAACCAACGCCATAAGTCTGGCCCTTTCTGACGGCATGCCAGCGCAGGTTATGGGCGAGGAGCATTTTTGCAGCAGCCATCAGGCCTGGGGCTGTTCTGCCGCGCCCATTTTTACGCCCTTTGGGCAACTGTGGGGCTGTTTTGACATTTCCGGGCCAACCAGCGCCGATCACCGTCAGGCATTGTGGCTGGCTGTTGGCGCGGCCCGCGAGATTGAGCGTCTGCTGCTCAACGCCTCGCTGAGCAGTATGGAGAACAAATCACGCACCCTGCTCAGCACGCTCTTCAGTTCCATGCCCATTGGCGTGCTGATGGTGGATGAGAGCGGCATCATCACCTATGCCAATGCGCAGGCGGAGCGCCTGCTCGGCTTTAGCGGCGATGTGCGCGGCGGACGCGCCGAGGCATTTTTTGACTACACCCTGTACGCGCGTCAGCAGGCGGAAAAGGGCGGCCAGCCCGAGGGGGTTCCCCTGCGCTGCCTGACCAATTCCTCACTTACAGCCTGTGCCATGCCCTTCATGACGGGCAGGTCAGAAGCGCGCTACACCCTTGTGACCCTTCAGGCCGGAGTGGAGGCCCGCCCCGCGCCGATTGCCCCTGTGCCGCATGTTCCGCGCCGCGAAGGCACGCGCCCCTTTGGCGATATTGTTTACCGCAGCGAAAAAATGTCCCGCACGGTGGAGCAGGCGCGGCATATGGCCAAAAGCCCTGCGGCGGTTTTGTTGCTGGGCGAAACGGGCACGGGCAAGGAACTGTTTGCACGGGCCATCCACAAGGCCAGCCGATGTTCCGATGGGCCGTTTGTGGCCGTAAACTGCGGGGCTTTGCCGCGCGAGCTTATCCAGAGCGAACTTTTTGGCTACGAGCGGGGGGCTTTTACTGGAGCTGTGGAAAAGGGGCGTCCCGGCAAGTTTGAACTGGCCGACAAGGGAACCCTGTTTCTGGATGAAATTTCTGAAATGCCGCTGGAAATGCAGGTCAACCTGCTGCGGCCTCTGGAAGACCGCTGCGTCACAAGGGTGGGCGGCAAGCAGTCCAGGATGGTCGATTTCCGGCTGGTCACTGCCACCAACCGCAATCTGGATGAACTGATGGCTTCGGGCGCGTTTCGTGAAGATCTGTTTTATCGCATCCATGTGCTTGCGCTGGAAATTCCACCATTGCGCGAGCGCAGGGAAGATATAGCCGTCATTGCGGAATACCACTGCAAACGCCTGTGCCGTACCTATGGGCATCCTTTTGGCGGATTTTCTGCCGAGGCTTTGCGTGTGATGGAAGATTACGACTGGCCCGGCAATGTGCGTCAGCTTGTGCACAGCGTGGAATTTGCCGTCAACATGGCGCAGGGCGGCTGTATTTTGCCCGCACACCTGCCTGCGCATTTGCAGTCCTGTGCTGGTGGAACCAATGCAGCCAGCGGGCAACCAGATGGGCAAGCCGTGGCGGCCCTGCCCGGAATGACCGATTTTAACCTGGACAATCAGGAGGCCAAGGTCATTCGCTGCGCATTGAAGCATTATAACGGCAACATGCTCCAGGCCGCCAAGGCGCTGGGCATTGGCCGCAACACCCTATACGCCAAGCTTCGCAAAATTGATCCAGAGGCTTAA
- a CDS encoding 2,3-butanediol dehydrogenase — MAETMQAAVWHGKKDIRVETVPVPPAPAPGWVQIKVDWCGICGSDLHEYLAGPIFIPTEAPHPLTGKQGSVILGHEFSGKVVAVGSGVTNVKVGDMVAPDACQHCGECQPCREGRYNVCEKLAFTGLHNDGAFAPYVNVPAELCFIMPDGVSPEAGAVMEPLATGFKAVRMAGSILGLNVVVLGAGTIGLGTIMAAKAAGAGKIIVLEMSRARIAKAMECGADIVVNPKECDPVAKVKELTGGSGADVSFECIGNKHTGPLAIDVLRNTGTAIIVGIFEEPSSFNFFSLSGTDKKVMGTLAYTIEDFKGLAALMAKGVIKAENLITGKIELKDIMEKGFLELINNKDENIKILVRP; from the coding sequence ATGGCGGAAACCATGCAGGCGGCAGTTTGGCACGGCAAAAAAGACATCCGCGTTGAAACTGTACCCGTTCCCCCCGCTCCGGCTCCCGGTTGGGTTCAGATCAAGGTTGATTGGTGCGGCATCTGCGGCTCGGATCTGCACGAATACCTGGCTGGCCCCATATTCATTCCCACAGAGGCCCCGCATCCGCTTACGGGCAAGCAGGGGAGCGTCATTCTCGGACACGAGTTCAGCGGCAAGGTTGTGGCGGTGGGCAGCGGCGTTACCAATGTGAAGGTGGGCGACATGGTTGCGCCAGATGCCTGCCAGCACTGCGGCGAGTGTCAGCCTTGCCGCGAAGGGCGTTACAATGTTTGTGAAAAGCTTGCTTTTACGGGCCTGCACAATGACGGCGCATTCGCCCCCTATGTGAATGTGCCTGCGGAATTGTGCTTTATCATGCCCGATGGTGTTTCACCCGAGGCCGGAGCAGTCATGGAACCTCTGGCCACGGGCTTTAAGGCCGTGCGCATGGCGGGCAGCATTCTGGGGCTCAATGTGGTGGTGCTTGGGGCGGGAACCATCGGCCTTGGCACCATTATGGCAGCCAAAGCCGCGGGCGCGGGCAAGATCATCGTGCTTGAAATGTCCCGTGCGCGCATTGCCAAGGCAATGGAGTGCGGCGCGGACATTGTGGTGAACCCCAAGGAGTGCGACCCGGTTGCAAAGGTGAAAGAACTGACAGGCGGCTCCGGGGCTGATGTCTCCTTTGAATGTATCGGCAACAAGCACACCGGGCCGCTGGCCATAGATGTGCTGCGCAACACCGGAACGGCCATTATTGTGGGTATTTTTGAAGAACCCAGTTCCTTCAACTTTTTCAGCCTCAGCGGTACGGACAAAAAGGTCATGGGCACGCTGGCCTACACCATTGAGGATTTCAAGGGGCTTGCCGCGCTCATGGCCAAAGGCGTCATCAAGGCGGAAAACCTGATTACCGGCAAGATCGAGCTGAAGGACATTATGGAAAAGGGCTTTCTTGAGCTGATCAACAACAAGGACGAAAACATCAAGATACTTGTGCGTCCCTGA